Within the Eucalyptus grandis isolate ANBG69807.140 chromosome 1, ASM1654582v1, whole genome shotgun sequence genome, the region TAAGCTGGTCTTGATTCTGCTCAGGCAGCAGTACTACACTCCTCATGTGTATGGCATTGATTAATGAATttgtgcatatcatcatgcttAGAAAAGTAATCAGCAATCTTTTTTCTTCACGCTAAAATGCTCAGGCTTCGTTGATTTGGTGTCTTGGAACAATAACAGGGCGATCCGCAGAAGCAGAACCGGGTTGTCGGAAGATGGAGAGGCTGAACTCGGACCTGTATCTGCAGAACTGCTACATAATGCAGGAGAACGAGAGGCTGAGGAAGAAAGCCCAGCTCCTCAACCAGGAGAACCAGGCACTCCTTTCCCAGCTGAAGAACAATTTCTCCAATGCCAAGGAAGGTCCTAGTTCTACCTCGAACACCACCATTCATGATCTGCGTCACAGCTCCGCTAGCTCTCGTCCTGATTATTCTAATTCCAACGCCAACGCCTGATTCAGATGCGCCACAACGCCCCGCGACCCCATCGACGACAATCAGCTCTCTTCTTTAGGTGTACCAGTTAGAAAAAAGTTTGTCATCAATAGATTCGTCGGTTCAGTTTCTCTTTATCCACGATCTTTGCGGGTTGACATATCAATATCTACTCTCACAAACACGTCTTGGTCTATCACCAAATGCcaaatgctctctctctctctctctctctctctctctctctctctctctccatatatatatatatatgtgtgtgtgtgtgtgtgtgtgtgtgtgaaattATGTTATGCCCATCTTCACATTCAAGCAATAGCTCGTATCAAGTCCACTAAAAATGAATCCTTAAAGAATGTTGCTCTGCTTAATTGGAGAGAAGCTCTTTAACTGCGTTCCTCGCACATCGTGCATGTTTTTTTGTGCACTACGGAAAACTTAACAccagacaaaaagaaaagaaagacgtACGGCACGATTAGACACGAGCGTTTTCAGTCCAGATCCTATGTTAGGGACCCAATCCGAGAGGAAACGTCATGGTGCATTCGGTGGACAAAGTCAACAGGAATCTTGCCCGTCCTTCAGAATACTACTACATAGTACCATTTCCCTGATGACGTTAGGGGGTTGACCCATTTGGCCATCAAGCGGGTCCTCCAGAGTCTCACTCTCACGCACGGTTTGATTGCTCGATAGAACGATTCCCACTCGAAGATGATAATTTCATCTGAGATGGACAAGGAAACAGAAATTTTCTATCTTCAAGTTCTTACATCTGAGTGAATTCGCACCAGGCAAATCCCCTCGTACTCAAAAAGGGATTTGAATCACAAAGGCTTTATCTAAGCAAAAGCTTTTTCAGAGTATTCCAAATACAAATACAGTGACATGAGAGATATTAACATCCTCTTTGGAGATGCCTTTTATGACATATATCCCTCGTAAATCCCCATAGAAATGCTGCTAGCAATCTCTTCCGATTTCAGGGGGAGAAAAGAACATGCTCAGTGATGCACACAAAATTACGCAGGCAGCAGCAGTCTATAAAGGAGGGGAACGATGGACAATCAGCTCAAGTGCCAGGCGGCATCGGATATAAGGACTTTGAATAAAATCTGCCGGGCTACTGTGTTGGAGCAGATGGACTCTTGTATAGACGAAAACAAGTTTCTTTCAGTCCTCCTATAATCAGCCGAGAGAGGAGTCAGTGAAGACATCACCTGACGCCCATACTTCTACCCCTTCTCTCAATTCTCCAATATATCCTCCCCGGACACAACCTCACAGTGAAGACATATCTTGCAACTTCAAAAAGTTTCAGATCCAGGAACAGTATGTGTGCCAACATCTACAATTTTTAGTTCTGTCATTGTAGAAATCTGGCCTTGTCATAGGAAAAAGGAGCCATAGAAACCCCATCATCCCAGCTACAAATGCCACAGTTGCAATTCCTGtcacagaaaatacaagaagGTGACCAGCTGCAGCACAAAGGTTAAAAAGTCGACACACATCTTTCATAATACTAGCATTGGTGATTTTGCAGAGTATGgacaaatttaaataatatcaaccCATCAACCAAAAAAGAACGTAAGAAACACCAATGGAAAATATGGTTAATCT harbors:
- the LOC104438138 gene encoding uncharacterized protein LOC104438138 isoform X1 — protein: MLTSHDCSFRQRDNLPPSFFHLVHYIIHAPPSGFPPLVPTSPGVLHSSPLVIHSLHLSACYHSGRSAEAEPGCRKMERLNSDLYLQNCYIMQENERLRKKAQLLNQENQALLSQLKNNFSNAKEGPSSTSNTTIHDLRHSSASSRPDYSNSNANA
- the LOC104438138 gene encoding protein LITTLE ZIPPER 3 isoform X2; the encoded protein is MFLATRKGETDVGRSAEAEPGCRKMERLNSDLYLQNCYIMQENERLRKKAQLLNQENQALLSQLKNNFSNAKEGPSSTSNTTIHDLRHSSASSRPDYSNSNANA
- the LOC104438138 gene encoding protein LITTLE ZIPPER 3 isoform X3, producing MERLNSDLYLQNCYIMQENERLRKKAQLLNQENQALLSQLKNNFSNAKEGPSSTSNTTIHDLRHSSASSRPDYSNSNANA